One part of the Corynebacterium sp. CNCTC7651 genome encodes these proteins:
- a CDS encoding RNA-binding S4 domain-containing protein gives MHSEVAITGDSIKLGQFLKLANLAETGGHAKELIASGEVRVGGEVVTARGHMLYDGDVVSVPGAQATVIADGGGEDDYFDERTANDDFDPEKWRNM, from the coding sequence ATGCATTCAGAGGTGGCAATCACCGGCGATTCGATCAAACTGGGCCAGTTCCTCAAACTGGCCAACCTCGCCGAGACCGGCGGGCACGCGAAAGAGCTCATCGCGTCCGGCGAGGTCCGCGTGGGCGGCGAGGTGGTCACGGCGCGGGGGCACATGCTTTACGACGGCGACGTGGTCAGCGTCCCAGGTGCCCAGGCAACCGTGATCGCGGACGGCGGCGGCGAGGACGACTATTTTGACGAGCGCACCGCCAACGACGATTTTGATCCCGAAAAGTGGAGGAATATGTAG
- a CDS encoding VOC family protein, with amino-acid sequence MPAFEAQPGMPYWQELVTEEPQKAGYFHSQLFGWELGGDDYRVARKDGLPVAGILALPEGSSAWVTYFLARGDMGARVEELGGEVLGTGETPIGAMMLCRDVAGGVFGIVEPAGEENFVAAGEPGVPVWYEYVAPSERAIDFYGDLFDWEIRREGTYFTAEVDGAAFLGISLIDDAPTGMWQTFFGVESLTAAAVRVVEFGGSLIEGPVDSPFGPLAVAEDPAGAGFFLCEVEKPVFEDISEADSILDL; translated from the coding sequence ATGCCCGCATTCGAGGCCCAGCCCGGGATGCCGTACTGGCAGGAGCTTGTGACCGAGGAGCCGCAGAAGGCCGGCTACTTCCATTCCCAGCTTTTCGGTTGGGAGCTGGGCGGGGACGACTACCGCGTGGCCCGCAAAGACGGCCTGCCCGTTGCTGGCATCCTGGCCTTGCCGGAGGGCAGCTCCGCGTGGGTGACGTACTTCCTGGCCCGCGGCGACATGGGCGCGCGGGTGGAGGAGCTCGGCGGCGAGGTGCTGGGCACCGGCGAGACCCCGATCGGCGCCATGATGCTGTGCCGCGACGTTGCCGGCGGCGTGTTCGGCATCGTGGAGCCTGCGGGCGAGGAGAACTTCGTCGCAGCCGGCGAGCCGGGCGTGCCGGTGTGGTACGAGTACGTCGCGCCGAGCGAGCGCGCCATCGACTTCTACGGGGACCTCTTCGACTGGGAGATCCGCCGCGAGGGCACCTACTTCACCGCGGAGGTGGACGGTGCCGCGTTCCTGGGCATTTCGCTTATCGACGATGCTCCCACCGGCATGTGGCAGACTTTCTTCGGCGTCGAATCTTTGACCGCCGCGGCCGTTCGAGTCGTCGAGTTCGGCGGCAGCCTCATCGAGGGTCCGGTGGACAGCCCCTTCGGCCCGCTGGCCGTTGCGGAAGACCCGGCGGGCGCAGGCTTTTTCCTCTGCGAAGTGGAAAAGCCGGTGTTCGAGGACATCAGCGAAGCCGACTCGATCCTGGACCTGTAA
- a CDS encoding alpha-ketoglutarate-dependent dioxygenase AlkB, which translates to MLFGPASIPREPARIAPGVVHLPGFLSLEEQHDLVTQSRELAKQVAGTPVAMRRPRIGKGQMTTWMLSLGWFWATNPYRLVQEVQGHPVPPVPANYQDIADRVMSRAREIDPLVGPTPRVETALVNFYPPATGMGMHVDAEERSENAVVSLSIGEEAVFRIEVGGVNVDTLLMSGDALAFGGPARRARHGIMRVAPGTGPQGTSLADGRINITMRQVM; encoded by the coding sequence ATGCTTTTCGGCCCAGCCTCGATCCCTCGCGAACCCGCGCGCATCGCGCCGGGCGTTGTGCACCTGCCGGGATTTCTCAGCCTGGAAGAACAGCATGACCTGGTGACGCAATCGCGTGAGCTGGCAAAACAGGTCGCGGGCACACCGGTGGCCATGCGCCGGCCGCGCATTGGCAAGGGTCAAATGACCACGTGGATGCTCTCGCTCGGCTGGTTTTGGGCGACCAACCCGTACCGCCTGGTCCAGGAGGTCCAGGGCCATCCGGTCCCGCCGGTGCCCGCGAACTACCAGGACATCGCGGACCGCGTGATGTCCCGGGCCCGCGAGATCGACCCGCTGGTGGGCCCGACGCCGCGCGTGGAAACCGCGCTGGTGAACTTCTACCCGCCCGCAACGGGCATGGGCATGCACGTGGATGCGGAGGAGCGTTCCGAAAACGCCGTGGTCAGCCTCTCAATCGGCGAGGAGGCGGTGTTCCGGATTGAGGTGGGCGGAGTGAACGTCGATACGCTGCTCATGTCCGGGGACGCGCTCGCGTTCGGCGGCCCCGCGCGCCGCGCCCGGCACGGCATCATGCGGGTCGCGCCCGGCACCGGTCCGCAGGGCACTTCGCTTGCCGACGGCCGAATAAACATCACCATGCGCCAGGTAATGTGA
- a CDS encoding SDR family oxidoreductase, translating to MNDKVAVVTGGSAGIGEAACRALAADGWKVYVAARRIELCEKIAAEIGGEAIELDVTDEGSVDKLRALPKVDLLVNNAGGAKELDYLRDADAEGWDWMYQTNVLGTMRVTKALYPQLKEAKGLVINIGSIAGTDAYKGGSGYNAAKHGLRGLTRAFRREEAPDIRVCEIDPGRVKTDFSLNRFNGDEERAAAVYDGKLNLTAEDVAEAIRWVASLPPHVNIDVLNIMPADQAER from the coding sequence ATGAACGACAAGGTTGCGGTGGTCACCGGCGGTTCGGCCGGTATCGGTGAGGCGGCGTGCCGCGCGCTCGCCGCGGACGGGTGGAAGGTCTACGTCGCGGCGCGGCGCATCGAGCTGTGCGAGAAGATCGCGGCCGAGATCGGCGGGGAGGCGATTGAGCTCGACGTGACGGATGAGGGGAGCGTCGACAAGCTGAGAGCCCTGCCTAAGGTGGACCTGCTGGTGAACAACGCCGGCGGCGCGAAGGAGCTGGACTACCTGCGCGACGCGGATGCGGAGGGCTGGGACTGGATGTACCAGACCAACGTGCTGGGCACGATGCGCGTGACCAAGGCGCTGTATCCGCAGCTCAAGGAAGCGAAGGGGCTGGTGATCAACATCGGTTCCATCGCGGGCACGGACGCGTACAAGGGCGGCTCCGGCTACAACGCGGCGAAGCACGGGCTGCGCGGGCTCACGCGCGCGTTCCGGCGCGAGGAGGCGCCGGACATCCGCGTGTGCGAGATCGACCCCGGCCGCGTGAAGACGGATTTCTCCCTCAACCGCTTCAACGGTGACGAGGAGCGCGCCGCCGCGGTGTATGACGGCAAGCTCAACCTCACCGCCGAGGATGTGGCGGAGGCGATCCGCTGGGTGGCCTCGCTGCCGCCGCACGTGAACATCGACGTGCTGAACATCATGCCTGCTGACCAGGCAGAACGTTAA
- the thpR gene encoding RNA 2',3'-cyclic phosphodiesterase, which translates to MRRLFAAIVPPVEAREHLITALRPIRDGFGTESRWTDPDTWHITLAFYGSQPNDAGLVTDVLAQATAWAPPLELQLRGAGCFDRRTLWIGVGGDKLGLKELMADSLLEPDQRSRQRAHLTVARTGTRTRDFWLLDDHAHALSVYSGPRFDVDEVYLMESHLGKGRSGGPKYEVVDTFYLRGPARRAAS; encoded by the coding sequence ATGAGACGCCTGTTCGCCGCAATCGTCCCACCCGTCGAGGCCCGCGAGCACCTGATCACAGCGCTGCGGCCCATCCGCGACGGCTTTGGTACTGAGTCCCGCTGGACCGACCCAGATACCTGGCACATCACCCTGGCGTTTTATGGCTCCCAGCCCAACGATGCCGGCCTAGTCACCGACGTGCTGGCGCAGGCCACGGCGTGGGCGCCGCCGCTGGAACTCCAGCTGCGCGGCGCGGGCTGCTTCGACCGGCGCACGCTGTGGATCGGCGTGGGCGGCGACAAGCTGGGGCTGAAGGAGCTGATGGCGGATTCGCTTCTGGAGCCGGATCAGCGCAGCCGCCAGCGGGCCCACCTCACCGTCGCGCGTACCGGCACTCGGACGCGCGATTTTTGGCTTCTGGACGATCACGCCCACGCCCTCTCCGTCTACTCCGGCCCGCGTTTCGACGTGGATGAGGTCTATCTCATGGAATCCCACCTGGGTAAAGGACGAAGCGGCGGGCCGAAGTACGAGGTTGTGGACACGTTCTACCTGCGCGGGCCGGCGCGCCGGGCCGCGTCTTAG
- a CDS encoding LysE family translocator, protein MTLSLFATLLVAWFAGIMSPGPDLFQIIRVGAKDRAAGVACAAGIMLGNTVWIVASLLGLSALVQAVPEILTVLQVVGGSYLLYMGVGALRGGLAARRVPAGQVAGAAAGASAMEGAAGPDAGLNAADIPAPPRVLTPARAFGLGVATNLANPKALLFFGAIFAQFVRPGMGWGWMVAIAVTLIITGIAWFVGFAIAVRALAKPIQRYSWAIDAFAGVVFIAIALWMLVEGIQGISALLG, encoded by the coding sequence ATGACGCTTTCGCTCTTTGCCACGCTGCTTGTCGCGTGGTTTGCCGGGATCATGAGCCCCGGCCCGGACCTGTTCCAGATCATTCGCGTGGGCGCGAAGGACCGCGCGGCGGGCGTGGCGTGCGCCGCCGGCATCATGCTGGGCAATACGGTGTGGATTGTCGCGTCCCTGCTTGGACTGTCCGCGCTGGTGCAGGCGGTGCCGGAGATTTTGACGGTGCTGCAGGTTGTCGGCGGGTCCTACCTGCTCTACATGGGTGTGGGCGCGCTGCGGGGCGGGCTGGCCGCGCGTCGGGTTCCAGCCGGCCAGGTTGCTGGCGCGGCTGCCGGCGCCAGCGCCATGGAGGGAGCCGCCGGGCCCGATGCTGGGCTAAACGCCGCCGACATTCCTGCGCCCCCGCGGGTGCTCACGCCCGCCCGCGCTTTCGGGCTTGGCGTGGCGACGAACCTTGCCAACCCCAAAGCGCTCCTCTTCTTCGGCGCGATCTTCGCCCAGTTCGTCCGCCCCGGGATGGGCTGGGGCTGGATGGTCGCGATTGCAGTGACGCTGATCATCACCGGCATCGCGTGGTTTGTCGGCTTCGCGATCGCGGTGCGGGCGCTGGCCAAACCAATTCAGCGCTACAGCTGGGCCATCGACGCGTTCGCGGGCGTGGTGTTCATCGCCATCGCGCTGTGGATGCTCGTGGAGGGTATCCAGGGCATCTCGGCGCTGCTGGGCTAG
- a CDS encoding CapA family protein — protein sequence MHISRALAGVTVATAALLAGCQAPSQTADTTVTATTTHVVEETAPAETVTPVAQETSITIRSIGDILPHSDVYGRANALAGYEGFDFAPMFAPVRAYMENADITTANMEVPVAGLDFGLSGYPTFNSPPEMIDALRDAGVDVVNNATNHTLDQGGAGAEASVRNIRDRGMMYTGGYDSWEDKAAPRIIEANGIKVGFIAYTYGTNGIPVPEGQEYLVSLIDYEAMRREIAELDAQVDATVAMIHMGEEYEYFPVDFQRETAAVAREAGADYILGGHPHVVEPFLLDDESSLTWFSHGNFLHGQWDERTKIGGIGEVTLTKRADGSVVFGPVRFMPTFMIGPPMSYEHQVIPLAEAWDYVDVAGWQQALRERLGDVEVVDYLD from the coding sequence ATGCACATCTCCCGTGCGCTCGCCGGCGTGACCGTGGCCACGGCCGCGCTTCTTGCCGGGTGCCAGGCGCCCTCCCAGACCGCGGACACCACCGTCACCGCCACCACTACGCATGTGGTCGAGGAGACCGCCCCGGCCGAAACGGTCACGCCGGTGGCGCAAGAAACCTCTATCACCATCCGCTCGATCGGCGACATCCTCCCGCACAGCGACGTCTACGGCCGCGCCAACGCGCTCGCCGGCTACGAGGGCTTCGACTTCGCGCCCATGTTCGCCCCGGTTCGCGCGTACATGGAGAACGCGGACATCACCACCGCGAACATGGAGGTGCCTGTCGCGGGCCTGGACTTCGGGCTTTCGGGCTATCCGACGTTCAATTCCCCGCCCGAGATGATCGACGCCCTGCGCGACGCCGGGGTGGACGTGGTGAACAACGCCACCAACCACACGCTTGACCAGGGCGGGGCGGGCGCGGAGGCGTCCGTGCGCAACATCCGCGACCGCGGAATGATGTACACCGGCGGGTACGACTCCTGGGAGGACAAGGCCGCCCCGCGCATCATCGAGGCGAACGGGATCAAGGTGGGCTTCATCGCCTACACCTACGGCACCAACGGCATCCCGGTGCCGGAGGGCCAGGAATACCTGGTCTCCCTCATTGACTACGAGGCCATGCGCCGCGAGATCGCCGAGCTGGACGCGCAGGTGGACGCGACCGTGGCCATGATCCACATGGGCGAGGAGTACGAGTACTTCCCCGTGGACTTCCAGCGCGAGACCGCCGCCGTTGCGCGCGAGGCCGGCGCCGATTACATCCTGGGCGGGCACCCGCACGTGGTGGAGCCATTTTTGCTTGACGACGAATCCTCGCTCACCTGGTTCTCCCACGGCAACTTCCTGCACGGGCAGTGGGACGAGCGCACGAAGATCGGCGGCATCGGCGAGGTGACCTTGACCAAGCGTGCGGACGGTTCCGTGGTGTTCGGCCCCGTCCGCTTCATGCCGACGTTCATGATCGGCCCGCCGATGAGCTACGAGCACCAGGTTATCCCGCTTGCGGAGGCTTGGGACTACGTCGACGTGGCCGGGTGGCAGCAGGCGCTGCGCGAGCGCCTGGGCGACGTGGAGGTTGTGGACTACCTGGACTAG
- a CDS encoding ATP-dependent RNA helicase translates to MFNLERIGAGLPVANVIDQLPPTGPLVVEAPPGTGKTTLIPPAVSNLTAAQGKTLVTAPRRVAVRAAARRLSLLDASPLGERVGYAIRGEHKPGELVEFVTPGVLLNRLLKDPGLEGVGAVIIDEVHERQLDTDLVLAMCMEVAVLRDDFYLAAMSATLDASAFADHMGAQILSTEAVTHPLDIEYVPLAGRIEGGRGFYGSVAKHVPETERTLVFVPGAREVEWVCEALGSRAVPLHGRLTSAEQDAALGGDAPVVVATSIAESSITVPGVRTVVDAGLARVPRRDARGMTGLVTVSESKASANQRAGRAARLGPGRVIRLYSQADYQHFPAETAPEIATSDLTGAVLAMRAWGSPDLPLMDQPPAAALAQAEEALAAIGAVDADGALTDLGRKLAALPVDPRLGAALLTLGSGAAPTVAAIADGASGDLARANPPKRQVERLARLAPKGPPVPAGDVVAAAFPQWVAKRVGSEYLLASGTRATLGVDMGTPEWLAAAEVQRTRSGAVIRAAAATELPKERVREDIRASLIDGTVRGRNVTAVGAIELTSTPVKLTPEQAMGALSGVTFTDFVLDEEAQRLKNRIDFLRETLGDPWPDVTAGEYSQEIAQLAAGTPLTKLDMRAALMRQLTWPEAGQLAELAPERLEVPSGSHPRVDYATGRPVVRVKLQECFGLAASPELTGVKVLFHLLSPVGRELAVTDDLASFWDGPYQDVRKEMRGRYPKHPWPEDPWTAQATARTKRNQHPR, encoded by the coding sequence GTGTTCAACCTGGAACGAATCGGCGCGGGGCTACCGGTCGCGAACGTGATCGACCAGCTGCCGCCCACCGGCCCTCTGGTGGTGGAGGCCCCGCCCGGCACGGGTAAGACCACGCTGATCCCGCCCGCGGTGTCTAACCTCACGGCGGCGCAGGGGAAAACGCTGGTCACCGCCCCGCGCAGGGTTGCGGTCCGCGCCGCCGCACGCAGGCTTTCGCTTCTCGACGCTTCCCCCCTCGGCGAACGCGTCGGCTACGCCATCCGCGGCGAGCACAAACCGGGCGAGTTGGTTGAGTTTGTCACCCCGGGTGTCCTGCTCAACCGCCTGCTGAAGGACCCGGGCCTCGAAGGCGTGGGCGCGGTGATCATCGACGAGGTCCACGAGCGCCAGCTGGACACCGACCTCGTCCTCGCCATGTGCATGGAAGTTGCCGTACTTCGCGACGATTTCTACCTCGCCGCCATGTCCGCCACCCTGGACGCCTCCGCCTTCGCCGACCACATGGGCGCGCAGATCTTGAGCACCGAAGCCGTAACGCACCCGTTGGACATTGAGTACGTGCCCCTTGCGGGCCGGATTGAGGGGGGACGGGGGTTTTATGGGAGCGTCGCAAAGCATGTGCCCGAAACTGAGCGGACCTTGGTGTTTGTGCCCGGCGCGCGGGAGGTTGAGTGGGTGTGCGAGGCGCTTGGGTCCCGCGCGGTGCCGCTGCACGGGCGGCTGACCAGCGCGGAGCAGGACGCGGCGCTGGGCGGGGATGCGCCGGTGGTGGTGGCGACGAGTATCGCGGAGAGCTCGATCACCGTGCCCGGCGTGCGCACCGTTGTGGATGCGGGGCTGGCGCGCGTGCCGCGGCGGGATGCGCGCGGGATGACGGGACTGGTCACGGTGTCGGAGTCCAAGGCGAGCGCGAATCAGCGCGCTGGCCGTGCGGCGCGTCTGGGGCCGGGGCGCGTGATCCGGCTCTACAGCCAGGCCGATTACCAGCACTTTCCCGCCGAGACCGCGCCGGAAATTGCTACGAGCGATCTCACGGGCGCGGTGCTGGCGATGCGCGCGTGGGGGTCGCCTGACTTGCCGCTGATGGATCAGCCGCCGGCCGCCGCGCTGGCACAGGCGGAGGAGGCGCTGGCCGCGATCGGCGCGGTGGACGCGGACGGGGCGTTGACGGACCTGGGCCGGAAGCTGGCGGCGTTGCCGGTGGATCCGCGCCTGGGTGCCGCGCTGCTCACTTTGGGCTCGGGCGCGGCGCCCACGGTGGCCGCGATCGCGGACGGCGCGAGCGGCGACCTCGCCCGCGCCAACCCGCCGAAGCGCCAGGTGGAGCGGCTCGCCCGCCTTGCGCCGAAGGGCCCGCCGGTGCCGGCCGGCGACGTGGTGGCGGCCGCGTTCCCGCAGTGGGTGGCCAAGCGCGTGGGCAGCGAATACTTGCTGGCCAGCGGCACGCGCGCGACCTTGGGCGTGGACATGGGCACCCCGGAATGGCTCGCCGCCGCAGAGGTGCAGCGCACGCGCTCCGGCGCCGTGATCCGCGCCGCCGCCGCGACGGAGCTGCCCAAGGAGCGGGTGCGGGAGGACATCAGGGCCTCGCTTATCGACGGCACCGTTCGCGGCCGCAACGTCACCGCCGTCGGCGCCATCGAGCTCACATCCACACCGGTGAAGCTGACCCCGGAGCAGGCAATGGGGGCGCTTTCCGGCGTGACCTTCACGGATTTCGTCTTGGACGAGGAGGCGCAGCGCCTCAAAAACCGCATCGACTTCCTGCGGGAGACGCTGGGCGATCCGTGGCCGGACGTGACGGCGGGCGAGTACTCGCAGGAAATCGCCCAGCTCGCGGCCGGCACGCCACTGACCAAGTTGGATATGCGCGCCGCGCTCATGCGGCAGCTGACGTGGCCGGAGGCGGGCCAGCTTGCGGAGCTCGCGCCCGAGCGCCTGGAGGTGCCAAGCGGTTCCCACCCGCGCGTGGACTACGCCACCGGCCGCCCCGTGGTGCGGGTGAAGCTGCAGGAATGCTTCGGGCTCGCTGCCTCGCCCGAGCTGACGGGCGTGAAGGTGCTCTTCCACCTGCTCTCCCCTGTCGGGCGCGAGCTGGCGGTGACGGATGACCTGGCCAGTTTCTGGGACGGGCCCTACCAAGACGTGCGCAAGGAAATGCGCGGCCGCTACCCCAAACACCCGTGGCCGGAGGACCCGTGGACGGCGCAGGCGACGGCGCGGACCAAACGCAACCAACATCCTCGGTAG